Within the Burkholderia ubonensis genome, the region TCGCAAGCGCGGCGTCGCCGTCGCGTTCGGCCTCGAGGCCGAGCTTCGCGCGCATCAGGCGTTCGAGCGCGGGGCCGAAGCGTTCCGGAAACTTCGCGAGCACGGCCTGCGCGTCCTCGACCGCGCGTTCGGCGCGCGCGTCGTCGGCGGCGATGTCGTGCTGCAGCCCGATCAGCGGCAGCAGCGCCTGCGCGAGGCAGTAGCAGTTCCAGTGCGCGATGCGCGGCTGCATCCGGTACGCGTAGCGGCCGTGCGTGTCGGAGTGGTTGCAGATGTGGTTCGCGTCGAACGCGTCGACGAAGCCGAACGGGCCGTAGTCGATCGTCACGCCGAGGATCGACATGTTGTCGGTGTTCATCACGCCGTGGCAGAAGCCGACCGCCTGCCATTGCGCGACGAGGTCGGCGGTGCGCAGCGTCGCCGCTTCGAGCAGCGCGAGGTACGGATCGTCCGCGTCGCGGCAGGCCGGGTAGAAGCGCTCGATCACGTGATCGGCGAGCGCGCGCAGCAGGTCGGGGCGGTCGTTCGAGAAAAAGTGCTCGAAGTGGCCGAAACGCACGAAGCTTTCGGACACGCGCGTGACGACGGCCGACGTTTCGATTTCCTCGCGGACCACCGGCGCGTCGGAGCCGATCACGGTCAGTGCGCGCGTGGTCGGAATGCCGAGGTGATGCATCGCCTCGGAGCACAGGAACTCGCGGATCGACGAGCGCAGCACCGCGCGTCCGTCGCCCATTCGCGAGTACGGCGTGCGGCCGCTGCCCTTCAGCTGCAGCTCGTAGCGGCGGCCGTCCGTGCCGTCGAGCTCGCCGATGGTCAGCGCGCGGCCGTCGCCGAGCTGGCCGGCCCATACGCCGAACTGGTGGCCCGAATAGACCGACGCGTACGACATTGCCTCCGCGGGCCAGTCTCGGGTCGGATTGCCGGCGAACAGCTCGGCGAACTGCGGATGGCCGGCGAGCGCCGCCGGCAGCCCGAGCAGCCGCGCGACTTCGTCGGAGAAGCCGACCACGTAGGGGGCGGGCAGCGGCGCGGCCGGCAGGCGCGTATGAAATGCCGCGCCGAGCCGCACGAATGCGCCGTCGGCGGGCGCGCCGAGCGTGGCGGCAAGATCGGGGAGGTCGGGCAGGGTGTCAGCCGGATCGGCTGCGCTTCGGGAAAACGACATGTTGAGCGCCTCTGGTTTAGCCGATATTGTAAGGCGGCGCCGCGCCGCCCGCATGGCGGCGCGCCGGGCCGCGGCACCGGCCCGCGCCGTTGACGGGCTCGCGCCGGCCCGAGGCCGTACACCGATTCGCGTCCTTCCGGGGAGAACAAGACGATGGGCAAGCCGTTGCTGGGCCAGATGATGGACATGCCGCTCCTGGTGTCCTCGTTGATCACGCATGCCGCGCGTCACGCGGGCGCGGTCGAGATCGTGTCGAAGCGGATCGAGGGCGACCTGCATCGCTACACGTATCGCGACTGCGAACGGCGCGCGAAGCAGCTCGCGCAGGCGCTCGCGCGGCTCGGCGTCGCGGCGGGCGAGCGCGTCGGCACGCTCGCATGGAACGGCTACCGGCATCTGGAGGCGTACTACGGGATCAGCGGCATGGGCGCCGTCTGCCACACGATCAACCCGCGCCTGTTTCCCGAGCAGATCGCCTATATCGTCAACCATGCGGAAGACCGCTACGTCTTCTTCGACATCAATTTCGCGCCGCTCGTCGACGCGCTCGCGCCGCAATGCCCGCACGTGCGGGGCTGGATCGCGATGACCGACGCCGCGC harbors:
- a CDS encoding protein adenylyltransferase SelO gives rise to the protein MSFSRSAADPADTLPDLPDLAATLGAPADGAFVRLGAAFHTRLPAAPLPAPYVVGFSDEVARLLGLPAALAGHPQFAELFAGNPTRDWPAEAMSYASVYSGHQFGVWAGQLGDGRALTIGELDGTDGRRYELQLKGSGRTPYSRMGDGRAVLRSSIREFLCSEAMHHLGIPTTRALTVIGSDAPVVREEIETSAVVTRVSESFVRFGHFEHFFSNDRPDLLRALADHVIERFYPACRDADDPYLALLEAATLRTADLVAQWQAVGFCHGVMNTDNMSILGVTIDYGPFGFVDAFDANHICNHSDTHGRYAYRMQPRIAHWNCYCLAQALLPLIGLQHDIAADDARAERAVEDAQAVLAKFPERFGPALERLMRAKLGLEAERDGDAALANRLLEVMHASHADFTLTFRHLSQLSKHDASRDAPVRDLFIDRDAFDAWANLYRARLSEEARDDAARAAAMNRVNPKYVLRNHLAEIAIRHAKEKDFSEVERLAQVLRRPFDEQPEYASYAALPPDWAGSLEVSCSS